The window GGGGATAGTGGGTGTCTCGGCGGGCGCGGGCAACGCGCTCGGCACGGCGGTCGGGGCGGCGCTGAGAACCCGGTCCCCGGAGCTGATCATCGTGACGGTGATCGCGGTGGTGCTGGGTGTCGCGATCACGGCCGCGGTGTTCTTCGGGGTGATCCTCGTCGCCATACTCGCCGCGTTCGCCGGGTTCGCGCAGGCGCTGTCCAAGCTGTCGCTGGACGCGCTGATCCAGCGGGACGTGCCGGAACTGGTCCGGACGTCCGCGTTCGCCCGCTCGGAGACCATCCTGCAGATGGCCTGGGTGGTCGGTGGGGCGATCGGCATCGCGCTCCCGCTCAACGGCACGCTGGGGTTGTCCGTGGCCGCCGCGATCGTCGCCGCCGGCTGGCTCACCACGGTCCGGGGACTGCTGGTCGCGGCCCGCCGCGGTGGACGGCAGCACGCACGGGTGGCGTGAGGGCCTCGGCCCCTGAAGGGGCGCGGGGAACGGCGCGGTCTTTTTAGGGGCGCGGGGAACTGCGCAGTCTTTAGGGGCGCGGGGAACTGCGCGACCAGCCACGACGGGCCCGCGCCTCTCATCACGGACCCGCCACCCCCCAGCCCGTCCGGCGCGAGGACAAGCGCGGCGCGCCGCGTACCCCACCCGCGTAGGTGGGGCGCCAGGGCCGCCCGATAGCCTTCGGGCATGAGCTCCCAGCGTCCCCTTGCGCGCCGTCGCCGCGCCGTCGCCGCCGCAGGCGCCGTTTCCGCCGGACTTCTCGTCCTGTCCGCCTGTGACAAGCCGACGCCGATGGCCACCGTCACGATCGGCAACGACTCGGTCAGCACCGAGGCCGAGTGCTACAAGGACGGCGACAACATCGGCCGCGCGGAAGCCGCCAAGTGCGCCCTCAAGAAGGCCTCCGACACGATCAGCGTCCCACAGGGCGAGACGCTGCGGATCGGTGTCGACCCGGAGATCGCGGACGAGGGCTGGGCCCTGTGGATCAACGGTCAGCGCGTCACCGACCCGTTCAAGAAGACGTACTACTCCTTCGAGGGCGTCGACCTCTTCGCGAGCCAGCAGGGCCAGCCCGCGCCGAAGACGCTGAACATCAGCATCGTCCAGCAGAACAAGGCCGACTCGAAGTTCGCGGGCGTCTGGAACTTCAAGCTCGAGAACGCCGACGCTTGAGCCGCCCGGTCCGCCGCCCATGCGTGTCCTCGTAGCCACCGCGGTCCTCGTCGAACGGGACGCGGTGGCCGCGGCGTTCGCGCCCTCACCGGCCCGGGAGTACGCGATTCCGGGGGCGACCCTGAGCAGGGTGACGCCCGCGGAGGGCGGCCCCGTCGTCCTCGATCTGCTCGCCGCGGGCGTGGGCCCGGCGGCCGCCGCCGCCGCGACCGCGGCGGCGCTGACGGCAGCCGCTCTGGATGAGCAGCCCTCCGGACCGTACGACCTGGTCGTCTCCGCCGGTATCGGGGGCGGCTTCCAGCCCGAGGCACCCGTCGGATCGCTCGTCCTCGCCGACGAGATCACCGCGGCGGATCTCGGCGCCGAGACCGCGGACGGATTCGTACCGGTCACCGAACTGGGCTTCGGGGCTGTCACCCACCGTCCGCCGGAATCACTCGTACGAGCGGTCGCGGCCGTCACCGGAGCGCGTACCGGTGCTGTTCTCACCGTCAACACCGTGACCGGAAGCGCCGACCGCGCCGCCGAACTGCGCCGGCGCCATCCAGGGGCGCTCGCCGAGGCGATGGAGGGATTCGGGGTCGCTGAGGCCGCCGCCGCGCACGGTGTGCCCGTACTGGAGCTCCGTGCCGTGTCCAACCCCGTCGGGCCCCGCGACCGCGCCGCCTGGCGGATCGGGGACGCCCTCGCGGCACTCACCGGGGCGTTCGGGAAGCTCGCGCCCGCATTGGAGAGTTGGAATCCACATGACCGCACTCAATGAGAACGAGACCGACGCCGACGCCGGTGCAGGCACCGGCGGCTCCGGTGGCACCGAGCCGCTGAAGATCGCGTACTCGCCCTGCCCGAACGACACCTTCGTCTTCGACGCCTGGGCCCATGGCCGGATCCCGGGGGCGCCCGCGCTGGACGTGACCTTCGCGGACATCGACATCACCAACGGCATGGCGGAACGCGGCGAGTTCGACGTCCTGAAGGTGTCGTACGCCGTCCTGCCGTACGTCCTGGACGAATGGGCCCTGCTGCCCTGCGGGGGCGCGCTGGGGCGGGGCTGCGGGCCGCTGGTGCTGACCCGGGAGCCCGGCGTGGACCTCACCGGCCGCACGGTCGCCGTGCCGAGCGAGAGGTCGACCGCCTACCTGCTGTTCCGTCTGTGGGCCGCGGACACCGTGCCCGGCGGGGTCGGCGAGATCGTCGTCATGCCGTTCCACGAGATCATGCCGGCGGTGCGGGACGGCAAGGTCGACGCGGGCCTGGTGATCCACGAGGCGCGCTTCACCTACCAGAACTACGGGCTCCACAAGCTCGCGGACATGGGCGAGCACTGGGAGTCGACGACGGGGCTGCCGATCCCGCTCGGCGCGATCATCGCCAAGCGGTCGCTGGGCGAGGACACGTTGCGGCTGCTCGCCGAGTCCGCCCGTACGTCGGTGCGGGCCGCCTGGGACGACCCCGAGGCGTCTCGGGCGTACGTCATGGAGCACGCCCAGGAGATGGACGTCTCCGTCGCGAACCAGCACATCGGGCTGTACGTCAACGAGTTCACGGCCGACCTCGGGGAGGACGGGTACGCGGCGGTTCGGGGGCTGTTGACGCGTGCGGCGGCCGAAGGGCTGGTGCCGGCTCTTGCGCCGGACGCGCTTTCGTTTCCCTGAAAAGCTGCGCCCGCTCCCCTGAAGGGGCGCGGGCGCAGAAACCCCGTACCGGGAGTCTGCGAAGCAGGTCCCTAGACGTCCAGTTGGTCCGCCACCGCTCGGAGCAGGCCCGCGATCTTCGCGCCGGAGGCCTTGTCGGGGTAGCGGCCCCTTTCCAGCATGGGCGTGATGTTTTCGAGGAGGGTCGTCAAGTCCTGCACGATGGACGCCAGTTCATCCGGCTTACGGCGCTGGGCGGCCGCGACGGACGGGGTCGGGTCCAGGATCGTCACCGAAAGCGCCTGGTCACCGCGCTGTCCGGCGACCACGCCGAACTCCACGCGCTGACCCGGCTTGAGAACATCGACTCCGGCGGGCAGGACCGAGGAATGAACGAAGACGTCGCCGCCGTCGTCGCGGGAGAGAAAGCCGAAGCCCTTCTCGCTGTTGAACCACTTGACCTTGCCGGTAGGCACGTCTGTCCTCGTCCTCGTACTCGTCGGGAAACTGCGTCTGAAAACTGCGGCCGAAACTGCTCGGGAAACGGGTCCGTATAGCACTACAGCGGGTCGTCGGACCCGCCGGTACCAAGGCTAATGGTCCGGCGGCTGCTGACAAGACGTCGCCGGATTGTTCCTCCGCGCAGGGAACTACCCTGGTCGGGTGCGTGACAAAACCCAAACGAATTCCGCCGCGGCCGGAGACGGACTGATCCGTGCCGGTGCCATCGTGTTCTTCGTCGGCGCCTTGGCCACACTGGTCACCGTTGCCCCACTGTTGCTGGGTACGACGCCCTTTCCCACGTACATGTTCGGGTTGAGCATGTTGATGGGGGTCGGGTTCCTGATTGCGGGGGCGGGGGTGTTCCAGTCGATTGCCAGTGGGCGGCGCCAGGCGCGTGAGGGGTCCTGAACGGTCGTTCGTCGACCGCGGGCCGGTGGGGCCGGTCGCGCAGTACCCCGCGCCCCTATCGGGGCGCGCCCACGTATCCCACCAGCCAACTCGGGAACTCCGTCAGGTCCGTGAGGATCACGTCCGCGCCCGCCTGCCGTAGTTCGTCCGCGTCGCACGGGCCCGTGGCGACGGCCACGGACAGGGCGTTCGCGGTGCGGGCGCCCCGTACGTCGCCGGTGTGGTCGCCGACGTAGACGCCGGCGTCGTACTCGCGCAGGGCCTCCGCCTTGCGTTCGGCCCACAGGTCACCGATGACGGCGTCGGGCTCGATGCCGAGGTGGCTGAGATGCAGCTTGGCATTCGGCTCGTATTTGGCGGTGACGACGATGGCCCGGCCGCCGGCCTCCCGTACCGCCGCTATGGCCTCGCGGGCGCCGGCCATCGCGGGCGTCGCGGCGATGGCGTGTGTGGGGTACATCTCCCGGTAGACGTCCGCCACGGCCGCGACCTCCTCGGCCGGGAACCAGTTCACCAGCTCCTCCGCAAGCGGCGGCCCGAGCCGTGTGATGGCCAGATCGGCATCGATGTACGTCCCGGTCCGCGCGGAAAGTGCCTGGTAGCAGGCGTGGATACCGGGCCGGGAGTCAATGAGGGTCATGTCGAGATCGAAGCCGACGGTCAGCACACGAGAAGTCATATGGACCATTGTGCCCAGCAAAGATGGCTCTCCTGTGATGCCCCGGTGACCATCAGCGCCCCTTCAGGGGCGCGGGGAACTACGCGATCAGCCCCCACCGGCCCGCGGCCGACAAGCGCCCCCAACCGGCCACATACACTCAGCCAAGCCTTACCAAACCAGCCAGCCAGCCACGCACTCCCCGGAGCACCAGCCATGCAAGCCAGACGCCCAGTCGCCCTGGCGGCAGCCGTCCTGGCCCTGCTGCTGGCGATCCTGTTCAGCCTGGCCTTCGGCGCCCGCGCCATCCCACCCTCCGCCGTGCTGGACGCCCTCCTGAACGGCGGCCACAGCGACGCCGCCGAAGTCGTACGCGGCCTCCGCGTCCCCCGTACCGCCATCGGCCTCATGGTCGGCGCGGGACTCGCACTCGCCGGCACGGTCCTCCAGGGCATCACCCGCAACCCCATCGCCGACCCCGGCATCCTGGGCATCAGCCAGGGCGCATCGGTCGGCGTCGTCCTCGCCATCGCGTTCGCGGGGATCCACACGCTCACGGGGTATGTGTGGTTCGCCTTCGTGGGCGCGGCGATCGCTTCGGTCGCGGTGTACGCGATCGCGTCGAGCGGGCGGGGCGGCGCGACGCCGGTGAAGCTCGCCCTGGGCGGCGCCGCGATCAACGCGCTGCTCGTGTCGGTCACCACCGCCGTGCTCACCACCAAGGCGTCCGCGCTGGACGAGTTCCGCTTCTGGCAGGTGGGCTCGCTGTCCGGGCGGGACGCGGAGATCGTCGGACAGGTGTGGCCGTTCCTGCTGGTCGGGGCCGTGCTCGTGCTGTCGGTGGCCCGCGGGCTCGACGCGCTCGCGCTCGGCGAGGACGTCGCCCGGGGGCTGGGGCAGCGGGTCGCGACGGTACGGATCGTCGGCGGGCTCGGAGCCACCGTCCTCACCGGGGTCGGCGTCGCCGCGGCCGGACCCCTCGCCTTCATCGGGCTCGCCGTTCCGCACATCGCCCGCGCGATCGTGGGGCCCGACCACCGCTGGGTGCTGCCGCTCGCCGCGCTCCTCGGCCCGACCATGCTGCTCGTCTCGGACACCGTCGGCCGGGTGCTGTTCCCGCCGAGCGAGGTCCCGGCGGGCGTGATGACGGCTCTGATCGGGGTGCCGTTCCTGGTCGGGCTCGTCCGCAGGAAGGCGGTACCGGCGTGACGACGGCCGCGACGAGCCACAAGACCCCAACGCCCCCCACGACCAAGACCTCCACGGCCGGAAGGGCGACCACCACCGCCTCCGCCGGCTACTCCGTACTCCGCGTCCGGCGGGCCACCTTCCTGCTGCACCGGCGGGCGGTCGCCGTGGGCGCGGGCCTCGCCGTGCTGCTCGCGGCGACCTGTCTCGCGTACCTCTGTGTCGGCGAGAGCTTCGTCGCGCCCGGTGAGGTGCTGAAGGTCCTGGCCGGGCGGCCGTCGGCGGACGAGCTGGTGGTCGGGACGCTGCGGGCGCCCCGGCTGGTGGTCGGGCTGCTCGTCGGGGCGGCCTTCGGGGTCGCGGGCGGGCTGATCCAGACCGTGGCCCGCAATCCGCTCGCCAGCCCGGACATCATCGGGATCAGCCAGGGCGCGAGCGCGCTGACGGTGGGCGCGATGACGTTCGGGGTGACGTCGTACACGGTCCTGCCGTATCTGTCCGTCGCGGGCGGGCTGCTGGCCGCCGCGCTCGTGTACGTCTTCGCCTGGCGCGGCGGGCTGCACGCGACACGGTTCGTGCTCATCGGGATCGGGTTCGCGATCGCGCTGCGCTCGGTGACCACGCTCTTCATGACGAAGGGCGACTATCTGGTCGCGCAGCAGGCGCAGATCTGGATGACGGGCTCGCTGAACGGCCGTGGCTGGGCGGAGGCCGCGCCGCTGGGCTGGACGCTGCTGGTCCTCGTACCGGCCGTCGCGTGGGCGGCCCGGGCGCAGCGGGCGGTCGGTCTGGACGACGACACGGCGACGGCGCTCGGTGTGCGGCTGAACCGGGTGCGGCTGGGGCTCGTGGTGCTCGGGGTCGTCCTCGCCTCGGTGGCGACCGGGGCGGCGGGGCCCGTCGACTTCGTGGCGCTGCTCGCTCCGCAGATCGCCCGGCGGATGACCCGTACCGCGCAGATCCCGCTCGTGTGCTCGGCGTTGCTGGGTGCCGTCGTCGTCGTGCTCGCCGATCTGCTGGGGCGGAAGCTGTTCTCGCCGACCGAGGTGCCGGTCGGGGTGTTCACGGCGGCCGTGGGGGCGCCGTATCTGATCTGGCTCATCGTCCGGAGCCGTACCGTCCGTTCTGGGGTCAAGGCGTGAGGCAGAGCATGGCAATGGGCAAGAGGGGCAGGGCATGAGCAGGCTGGCTGCGCGTGAGCTGACGCTCGCGTACGAGGACCGCACGGTGGTGCGCGAGCTGGATCTCGCGATTCCGGACGGGCGGGTGACGGTCGTCGTCGGGCCCAACGCGTGCGGCAAATCGACCACTTTGCGTGCGCTCGGGCGGCTGCTGAAGCCGAAGGGCGGGGCCGTGCTCCTTGACGGGACCTCGCTCGCCAAGCTGCCCACCAAGCGGATCGCGCAGCAGATCGGGCTGTTGCCGCAGACGCCGGTCGCCCCCGAGGCGATCACGGTCGCGGACCTCGTCTCGCGCGGCCGGCAGCCGCACCAGAGCTGGTGGCAGCAGTGGTCGGAGGCGGACGAGCGGGCCGTGACCGAGGCGATGGAGCGTACGGACGTGGCCTCGCTGGCCGAGCGGCCCGTGGACGAGCTGTCGGGCGGGCAGCGGCAGCGGGTCTGGATCGCGATGGCGCTCGCGCAGGAGACCGAACTGCTGCTCCTGGACGAGCCGACGACGTACCTGGACATCGCGCACCAGGTGGAAGTCCTCGACCTGGTGCGCCAGTTGAACCATGACCGCGGCCGCACGGTCGTGGTCGTCCTGCACGACCTCAACCAGGCCGCCCGCTACGCCGACCACCTCGTCGCCATGAAGGAGGGCCGGATCGTCGCCTCCGGGACGCCGTCGGAGGTCGTCACGGCCGATCTCGTACGGGAGGTCTTCGGGCTGGAGTGCGTGGTCGTGCCGGATCCGGTGACCGGGTCGCCGCTGGTGGTGCCGGGGGCGCCCTGGCGGGGCGGCGATGCCGGTGTTCCGGGCGCGACGAGCGGCACCGAGGCCCCGGTCCCGGCGGGCGAGGCCGGAGCGCCGAGCCCGGAGGGCACCGCGGAAGTCCCCGGCCCTGCGGGCGGGGCCGAGACGGCCGGCCCCGCGGAGGTCCCGGACGACCCGGAGGTCCTGGAAAGCCCCGGAGTCCCGGTCCAAGGTGGTGCCCCGGAGGGGGACTCCGCTACCTCGGGCGCTGAGACCTCCACACCAGATACAGCGCCGAAGCGATAGCCGCGCCGCGCAGGACCCAGGGCCAGGTCTCGGCGACCGCGTCGTTCATCCGGCCGTCCGCGATGGGCGTGCCCCAGCGGCCTTCCGTACGGCCCCAGAGCCAGACGATGCCCGCGGTGGCGGCCAGGCCGGGGACGCCGAGGACGGCCCACTTCGACTCGGTGGGGCTGAGGCGGCGCGAGAGGTAGGCGATGAGCCAGCCGAGGCCGAGCATCACGAGGTTGCCGATGGCGGCGCCGGCGACCAGGAGGGCCGCGGCGAGCAGCAGGAGCGGGTTCGTCCAGCCGCCGCCGACGGGGCGCAGCCGGGGGACGAGGCGGCGGGTCTTCTTCCCGGCCGCCGCGTCCGCCTCGGCCGCCTCGACGGGCGCGGCGGGCGCGGCGGGTACGACGGGCGCCGCGGGCTTCGGGTCCGGCTCGTCCGTCTCCCGGGGCGGCGGCTTGAGCAGTTCGGGGATCTCGATGCCGCCCGTGAACCCGGGCACGCTGTCCACCGACCCGAACGGGCTGCTCTCCACCCGCCACCAGTCGGGCTGCCCTGACCCGAGTTCCTCCGCGCTCGCGAGGTGCGGCGGGGAGGGCGCGGCGTCGGCCGTCGCGGGGACGTCCGGCTCCGCGGGGCGCGGCCGGGGGACGACCCGGCGCAGGCGCTTCGACCGCGGCTCGGGCTCCTGGGCGCGCTGGGTGGGGACGGCCGCCCGGGGCTCGGCCGGGCCCTCTCCCCCGCTGGTGTCGGCGTTCGCGGCGGCGACGACCGACTCGGGGGTGCCGAGCCGTTCGAGGATGCGGCGGACCGCGGCCGGACTGTCGATCGTCGCCTTGGCCCGGCGTCTGTCGATCTCGTTGCGCAGCTCCGAGACCAGGCGCATGCGGACGCCCGACGGCAGCTGCCGTTGCTGGGCCACGTCTCCGACACGGCTCAGATACTCGTAGACGACCTGGTCGCTCTCGATACCCACGAAGTCCCCTCCGGGGCGGGTGCGTCGAATACCCCGTGGGACGACGTTAGCGCAGGGGGACGGGCACGGACGCGGGTCAGGTCGGCTCCCACACGCGTCGAAGTCGGGGACGGCCCCCGGATCCCCCAATCCCCTTGACCTGCCGAGCAGTTGAACGAGAGCCCGGAGTGACCGGTGGGGGTGGAGTGTCGACAGAAGTGCCGTGTTCCTCCTGACGATGGTCGTCCCGCGGCCGTCCGGGAAACGTTCGGTCCGCCCGGCGTCCGCCCGGCACACGGGTTCCGCGCCCTGGTACACGGCCCCTGGCGGGCCCGCCACCCGCTACCGTTGAGCGGATGAGCAGCGATGAGAAGCAGGTGGCCCCGCGGTCCCTCGCGGAGGCGCTCCGCGCGAAGGACGACGGTTCCCTCGCCGCGCTCCTGCGCGCCCGCCCGGACCTCATCACGCCCGTCCCCACCGACCTCACGCAGCTCGCGACCCGCGCAGGCACCCGTGCCTCGGTGATCCGCGCCCTGGAGCGCCTGGACCGGTTCACGCTCCAGGCGGCGGAGGCGCTGGCGGTGGCCCCGGAGCCGGCGGACCGCGAGACGCTCCTGGCGCTGCTGGCCGGCGACGAGAACGACCCCGCGGTCGTCGGTGCGTTCCCGCACGCCCTGGCCGCCCTGCGCGAACAGGCCCTGGTGTGGGGCCCGGACGACCGGCTCCGCCTGGTCCGCACGGCCCGCGAACTGCTCGCGCCCTCGCCGCAGCACCCGTCCCCGACAGGTCTCGGGCCGACGGTCGCGGAGGCCACCTCGGGCATGTCCCCCGGCCGGATCCAGGAGATCCTCACGGCGGCGGGGCTGCCCACGACGCACGACGCGGTGTCGGCGGTGGCTTCCCTGACCGCCCTGTTCACCGACCGCGCCCGGATGGCGGAGCTGCTCGCCACGGCCCCGCCCGACTCCCTGGACGTCCTGTCCCGGCTGGTCTGGGGCCCTCCCTACGGCCAGGTGACCGCCGATCCCGCCTCGCGTCTGCGCTGGCTCCTGGACCGCGGTCTGCTCCTGCCGACGGCACCCGGCACGGTCGTACTGCCCCGCGAGGTCGCCCTCCATCTCCGGGCGGGCCGCGCCCATCGCGACACCGAGCCCCTGCCACCGGCGGTCGAGCCCGCCGCCACGCACCGTCCACAGGTTGTGGACACGACGGCGGCCGGCCAGGCGTACACCTCGCTCGCGACCATCGAGGAGCTGCTGAAGGACTGGGACGAGGGCGGCCCGACGGTCCTGCGCGCGGGCGGCCTGAGCGTACGGGACCTCAAGCGCACCGCCGTGGCCCTGGACGTCCCGGAGCCGGTCGCCGCGTTCTGGGTCGAACTCGCTTACGCGGCAGGCCTGTTGGCGTCGGACGGCGAGGCCGACGAGCGGTACGCGGCGACCCCGGCGTACGACGAGTGGCTGGAGCTTCCGTCGGCGGAGCGCTGGACGCTGCTGGCCACGGCCTGGCTGTCCGCCACCCGCACGGCGGGCGTGATCGGCGGCCGGGACGCCAAGGAGCGCACCCTGTCGGCGCTGGGCCCTGGCCTCGACCGCTCGGCCGCCCCCGAGGTCCGCCACCGCGTCCTGACACTCCTCGCCGCGCTCCCCGAGGGCGCCTCCGCGTCCCCCGACTCCCTCGTCGCCCGCCTCCACTGGGAGCGCGCGCTGCGCGGGGCCGCCTCCTCGGACGACCTGCGGGCCCGGCTCGCCCGGTGGACGCTGTCCGAGGCCGAGTCGCTGGGGATCACCGGGCGGGGGGCGCTGTCGGCGCACGGCCGGGCGCTGATCGGGGCGCAACCGGGCGCGTCCGCCCCGGAGACGAGGCCGGGAACGGAGCCGGGGACGGGAACGGGAGCAGGGACGGGGACTGAGACGGGGGCTGAGGCGGACTCCGGCCCGGGCGACAAACTGCCCGTCCACCACCACAGGCACCACCCCGCGCCCCCTCCGCAACCCCGCTCGCCCGCCGAGCTGGCCTCCGCCGCCGCCCGCGCAGGCAAGCTGCTCGCGCCCCTGCTGCCCGAGCCCCTCGACCACGTCCTCCTCCAGGCGGACCTGACGGCGGTCGCCCCCGGCCCGCTGCAACGCCCGCTGGCGGACACGCTGGACGTCCTCGCGGACGTGGAGTCGAAGGGCGGGGCGACGGTGTACCGCTTCACACCGGGCTCCGTACGCCGGGCCCTGGACGCGGGCCGCTCGGCCTCGGACCTGCACGCCTTCCTCTCCGAGCACTCCCGTACGCCGGTTCCGCAGCCGCTCACCTACCTGATCGACGACGTGGCGCGCAGGCACGGGCATCTGCGGATCGGCTCGGCGTCGGCGTACGTGCGCTGCGACGACGACGCCCTGCTGAACGAGATCATCGCCGACAAACGCTCCCAGGGGCTGCGTCTGCGCCGTCTCGCGCCCACGGTGCTGGCCGCGCAGGCCGACCCGGCGACACTGCTCGAAGGGCTGCGCTCGATGGGCTTCGCACCGGCCGCCGAGTCCGCCGAGGGCGATGTACTGATCACCCGCGCGCACGCCCACCGCACGCCCCCGCGCACGGCGCCCGAGCCGGTCCCCGACGGTCCGCCGTCCCCCGACACCACCCTGCTGGGCGCCGCGATCCGGGCCATCCGCGCGGGCGACCTGGCCTCCACGACCCCGCACAAGCCCACCGCCTCCGCCGCGCCCGGCCGCAACGGCACGCTCCCGCGCACCACCTCCGCCGAGACCCTCGCCACCATGCAGGCCGCCGTCCTGACCGGCGACACCCTCTGGATCGGGTACGTCAACGCCGAGGGCTCCGCCAGCCAGCGCGTCATCGCCCCGATCAAGGTGGAGGGCGGCTTCGTCACGGCGTACGACCACACCGCGGACGAGGTCCGCACCTATCCGCTGCACCGGGTGACGGGCGTCGCGGAACTGGCGGACGAGCAGGCCTGAGCCCGGCCCCGGCCGGAGCTCCGCCCCGGTCTCACTCGTCCGGGTGTACGCGGCGGTTCATGCACGCCACGCCGGACGCTTCCCACCCATGAGGGACCTTCGGGGACCTCCCGCATCGCGGCGCGAGTCGCGGGGCAGCCACTGGACGTCCTGATCGGGCACCGGCCTGATCACACCACCAGGAGGTAGTCCCATGCGCACTGCTCGCCGTGTCGCCACCGTTCTGATCGGTACCGCCGCGCTGCTCGGCGCACTCGCGTCACAGGCCGCCGCGATCGGCATCGATCTGGGCGGGGGCCTGACCCTCTGAGGCCGCCCCCGCACGTCCCGTACGCCCCGCGGGCCGGACTCGGCACCCGAGTCCGGCCCGTCCCCTCCGAGGGCCCCCACCCCCGCTCAGCAGCGTTCGAAAGGCTTCAGAAACCCCATGCGTTCCACGCTCCGGACCCGCACCGCGATCCGTACCGCCGCCGCCACCGCCACGCTCTTCGCCTCGGCCGCGCTCATCGGCGTGCTCGCCCCGCAGGCCGCCGCCGCGCAGCCCGCGCTGCCGCTGCCCATCCCGGTCGCGGCCGTCGAACCGCTCGTCACCGAGGGGGTCAGCATCGAGGGACCACTGGTCAACAACATCACTCTGCCCACGCTGAAGTAGCCCGGCGCATCCGGTAGCTGTCCCCTTCGAGGCGGACGATCTCCGCGTGGTGCGCGAGGCGGTCGACCATCGCGGGGGCGGCGGCGCCGAAGATCTCGTCCCAGCGGCCGAGCGGGCGGTCGCCGGTCACGATCAGCGAGGCCCGTTCGTAGCGGTGCGCGACGAGCTGGAAGAAGAGGTGGGCGGTGTCCGCGTCGAACGGGGTGTAGCCGACCTCGTCCACGATCAGCAGCGGGTGGGAGTCCAGCGCGGCCAGCTCCTCGGCGAGCCGCCCGGCCGCCCGCGCCTCCCGCAGCCTCGCGGCCCACTGCGCGGCGGTCGCGAACAGCACCTGGTGGCCCGCCTGGCAGGCCCGCACGCCGAGGCCGACGGCCAGATGCGTCTTGCCGGTGCCGGGCGGCCCGACGAACACCACGTTCCGCCGCGCGGCGACGAAGTCCAGCTTGCCGAGCCGGGCCAGCACCTCCCGGTCGAAGTCCCGCGGATGATCCTCGTCGAACTCCTCCAGCTGCTTCCGGGAGGGAAAACGGGCGGCACGGATCCGGGTCTCGGCCCCCGTTTCGTACGACGAGGAGTTCTCGTACGAGGGCGGGGACAGGTACGAGCCCGTCGCCTGGGCCGGGATCGGGACCTGCACCTGAGCCGGGACCGGGGCCTGTGCGGCCGCCACCGAGGTCGAGAACTCGGCGGGGACGGCCGTCGGGGCGCAATGCCCCCCGCCGCATCCGTCCTGCCCCGGCGCCGGCCCGTGCCCCTTGTGCGCGCGGTCCCCGTGCTCCGCCATCGGCCCCGACATGTACGCCAGGATCGCCGCCGAGGCGATGAAGGCCATATGGATCACCGT is drawn from Streptomyces liliifuscus and contains these coding sequences:
- a CDS encoding futalosine hydrolase codes for the protein MRVLVATAVLVERDAVAAAFAPSPAREYAIPGATLSRVTPAEGGPVVLDLLAAGVGPAAAAAATAAALTAAALDEQPSGPYDLVVSAGIGGGFQPEAPVGSLVLADEITAADLGAETADGFVPVTELGFGAVTHRPPESLVRAVAAVTGARTGAVLTVNTVTGSADRAAELRRRHPGALAEAMEGFGVAEAAAAHGVPVLELRAVSNPVGPRDRAAWRIGDALAALTGAFGKLAPALESWNPHDRTQ
- a CDS encoding 1,4-dihydroxy-6-naphthoate synthase, with amino-acid sequence MAYSPCPNDTFVFDAWAHGRIPGAPALDVTFADIDITNGMAERGEFDVLKVSYAVLPYVLDEWALLPCGGALGRGCGPLVLTREPGVDLTGRTVAVPSERSTAYLLFRLWAADTVPGGVGEIVVMPFHEIMPAVRDGKVDAGLVIHEARFTYQNYGLHKLADMGEHWESTTGLPIPLGAIIAKRSLGEDTLRLLAESARTSVRAAWDDPEASRAYVMEHAQEMDVSVANQHIGLYVNEFTADLGEDGYAAVRGLLTRAAAEGLVPALAPDALSFP
- a CDS encoding cold-shock protein, yielding MPTGKVKWFNSEKGFGFLSRDDGGDVFVHSSVLPAGVDVLKPGQRVEFGVVAGQRGDQALSVTILDPTPSVAAAQRRKPDELASIVQDLTTLLENITPMLERGRYPDKASGAKIAGLLRAVADQLDV
- a CDS encoding HAD family hydrolase, encoding MVHMTSRVLTVGFDLDMTLIDSRPGIHACYQALSARTGTYIDADLAITRLGPPLAEELVNWFPAEEVAAVADVYREMYPTHAIAATPAMAGAREAIAAVREAGGRAIVVTAKYEPNAKLHLSHLGIEPDAVIGDLWAERKAEALREYDAGVYVGDHTGDVRGARTANALSVAVATGPCDADELRQAGADVILTDLTEFPSWLVGYVGAPR
- a CDS encoding FecCD family ABC transporter permease; translated protein: MQARRPVALAAAVLALLLAILFSLAFGARAIPPSAVLDALLNGGHSDAAEVVRGLRVPRTAIGLMVGAGLALAGTVLQGITRNPIADPGILGISQGASVGVVLAIAFAGIHTLTGYVWFAFVGAAIASVAVYAIASSGRGGATPVKLALGGAAINALLVSVTTAVLTTKASALDEFRFWQVGSLSGRDAEIVGQVWPFLLVGAVLVLSVARGLDALALGEDVARGLGQRVATVRIVGGLGATVLTGVGVAAAGPLAFIGLAVPHIARAIVGPDHRWVLPLAALLGPTMLLVSDTVGRVLFPPSEVPAGVMTALIGVPFLVGLVRRKAVPA
- a CDS encoding FecCD family ABC transporter permease, coding for MLHRRAVAVGAGLAVLLAATCLAYLCVGESFVAPGEVLKVLAGRPSADELVVGTLRAPRLVVGLLVGAAFGVAGGLIQTVARNPLASPDIIGISQGASALTVGAMTFGVTSYTVLPYLSVAGGLLAAALVYVFAWRGGLHATRFVLIGIGFAIALRSVTTLFMTKGDYLVAQQAQIWMTGSLNGRGWAEAAPLGWTLLVLVPAVAWAARAQRAVGLDDDTATALGVRLNRVRLGLVVLGVVLASVATGAAGPVDFVALLAPQIARRMTRTAQIPLVCSALLGAVVVVLADLLGRKLFSPTEVPVGVFTAAVGAPYLIWLIVRSRTVRSGVKA
- a CDS encoding helicase-associated domain-containing protein — translated: MSSDEKQVAPRSLAEALRAKDDGSLAALLRARPDLITPVPTDLTQLATRAGTRASVIRALERLDRFTLQAAEALAVAPEPADRETLLALLAGDENDPAVVGAFPHALAALREQALVWGPDDRLRLVRTARELLAPSPQHPSPTGLGPTVAEATSGMSPGRIQEILTAAGLPTTHDAVSAVASLTALFTDRARMAELLATAPPDSLDVLSRLVWGPPYGQVTADPASRLRWLLDRGLLLPTAPGTVVLPREVALHLRAGRAHRDTEPLPPAVEPAATHRPQVVDTTAAGQAYTSLATIEELLKDWDEGGPTVLRAGGLSVRDLKRTAVALDVPEPVAAFWVELAYAAGLLASDGEADERYAATPAYDEWLELPSAERWTLLATAWLSATRTAGVIGGRDAKERTLSALGPGLDRSAAPEVRHRVLTLLAALPEGASASPDSLVARLHWERALRGAASSDDLRARLARWTLSEAESLGITGRGALSAHGRALIGAQPGASAPETRPGTEPGTGTGAGTGTETGAEADSGPGDKLPVHHHRHHPAPPPQPRSPAELASAAARAGKLLAPLLPEPLDHVLLQADLTAVAPGPLQRPLADTLDVLADVESKGGATVYRFTPGSVRRALDAGRSASDLHAFLSEHSRTPVPQPLTYLIDDVARRHGHLRIGSASAYVRCDDDALLNEIIADKRSQGLRLRRLAPTVLAAQADPATLLEGLRSMGFAPAAESAEGDVLITRAHAHRTPPRTAPEPVPDGPPSPDTTLLGAAIRAIRAGDLASTTPHKPTASAAPGRNGTLPRTTSAETLATMQAAVLTGDTLWIGYVNAEGSASQRVIAPIKVEGGFVTAYDHTADEVRTYPLHRVTGVAELADEQA